Below is a genomic region from Neisseria arctica.
GATGTTGATTGCTGCGGTATTGATGTCAGTTTTTGTCTCGGCATGGATGCAGTGGCTGTTGATTGTATTTTCCGCGCTAGCAGGGGTGTTATTGTTTAGACAGCCTGAGCAAAAAAGGCCGTCTGAAAAGAGAGGGTACAGTCGTGGATGGGTCTGGCTGGCAACCTTGTGTTTATGCGGGGTGGTTTTGTATGCTGCTGCTGTTTGGCTGGGGGGCGTTTGGCAAATTGCCGATATTTTTTATCGTGTCGGCGCAAGTGTGTTTGGCGGCGGGCATGTTGTGCTGCCTATGTTGCAAACGGAGCTGGTGTCGACAGGCAAATTATCGGCAGATTGGTTTTTAGCAGGTTATGGTTTGGCACAGGCTGTGCCGGGGCCGTTATTTACGCTGGCGGCATTTTTGGGTGTGGCCGCTTTGCCGCAAATGCCTTTATGGGGAGGGGTGGTTGCGGTGGTTGCCATTTTTGCACCTTCGTTTTTTCTCGTATTCGGTGTTTTGCCATATTGGCAGAAGTGGCGGGAAACTGATACGGCCCGGGCTGCTTTGACAGCGGTCAATGCGGCGGTAACGGGGTTATTGTTGGCTGCTTTATATCGGCCTGTGTTTACTGAAACGATTGGTTCTGCCGTTGATATTGTATGGCTTGCTCTTGCTTTGTGGGTGCTGGTGCGCTTAAAACTTCCGGTTTGGTTGGTGGTGTTGGCGGGGGCATTGGCAGGTTATTTAGTTGGAGTGCTGGTAGCTTGATGATTTACCTATTTAAGTCATTAAAACGCCGCCGAAACATTTGTTGTTGCCGGCGGCATTTTGATAACTATATATTTAAGTTAGGGTAAGGCCGTCTGAATTTCTTGGCGCAATTTGTTTAGGAATCTTCCTTGACGAACATAAACTGCTGCATTTTCATAGTTTTGCTCTGTAAAAGCCGAGACAAGTTTTTGATACAGACTGTTTTGCTCATTATTGATTTCGGTATCAAGTTTTAGTAGGGCGGTTTCATTCTGATCGGCACGGGCATCTTCCAGGGCTTCTCGCCATTCCATCTGTTGCATTAAGAATTCAGGGGCGAAGGCGGTGTGTTCGGGAGCATCTGCATCAATATTATGTTGTTTCAGTAAATAAGCGGCTCTATCAATGGGAGATTTTAAAATCCGGTAGGCTTCGTTGATTGTTGATGACATCATCATTGCTTGTTTTTGTTCGAATACTGATGCGGAGGAAAACTTATCAGGATGAAATTTAGCTGCCAAGGCATGATATGTATTTTCAAGGGCTGTGCTATCAATATCAAACTGGGCAGGCAGTTGGAAAAGTGTGAAATATTGGTTCATGCTCATGATGTCGGTATCGGTAGTATGGCTATTGTATCAGGCCGTCTGAAAATTTTCAGACGGCCTGTATTGGATTTCAGGGTTTATTTTGTAAAGATTGAAGTAATGACGCTGCGTTTTCAAACGTGGAAGCTTTCACCGCAGCCGCATTCGTCTTTAACGTTCGGATTTTGGAATTTAAAGCCTTCTTGCAAACCTTCTTTGGTGTAATCCAGTTCGGTACCGTCAAGATAAACGTGGCTTTTGGGGTCGACAAATACTTTAACGCCGTGGCCTTCGAACACCAAGTCTTCAGGTCGGATTTCATCTGCAAATTCGAGCGTATAGGCCATGCCCGAGCAGCCGCTGGTTTTTACGCCTAAGCGGATACCTTCGCCTTTGCCACGTTTGGTTAGAAAGTTTTGAATGTGCTGGGCGGCATTTTCTGTCAGGGTAATCATGGTTTATCCTTTGAAAATCATAATGATTTAAAAATTTTCAGACGGTTTGGTTATTATTGTTTTCATGGCGAAGCTGTTGTTTTGCCCAATCGATAGCCGTTTTTATCGCTTTGTGTGCTTGCGGGCTGTTTCTCCAACAAGATGATCCGGTTATTTGGGAACCTTGCTCTAATACATGCTCAATATCTGCGTTAGCCAAGGCTTCAATATTATCCAGTCCCATTTGTTGCAAGCGTTGTAAAATAGTAGGCCCAATGCCTTTTTGTGCCAATAAATCGCGTTGCTTTTCTAAAGTAAACGGCATTTTTGATTTCCTTTAGCTTTTGAAGAGTTAATCGGGGAAATTTAAAGCACACCGTATTGGCAAATTTTGCCAAATCAGCTTCCAACGTACTATTTTACAAATAGAGCTTAAAGAGCTTGACTGGGCAAGGATTGGTGTATGCGGAGGATGGCTATCCTCCGTAATTTGCCGGGCAGGCATTGTAGCTTGCGAGCTTATTCGCCTTTTTTCTTTTTATAGTCGGATACTGCAGCTTTAATTGCATCTTCCGCTAAAATCGAGCAGTGTACTTTTACCGGAGGTAGCTCCAGTTCTTCTGCGATTTCACTGTTTTTAATCGCCATGGCTTCGTCCAAGCTTTTGCCTTTTACCCATTCGGTAATTAAGGAAGAAGAAGCAATAGCAGAACCACAGCCGTAAGTTTTGAATTTTGCATCTTCGATAATGCCGGCTTCGTTTACTTTGATTTGCAGTTTCATTACGTCGCCGCAAGCAGGTGCGCCGACCATGCCGGTGCCGACGTTATCGTCATTTTTATCGAATGATCCGACATTGCGGGGATTTTCATAGTGATCAATCACTTTGTCGCTATAGGCCATGGTATGTTTCCTTGTTTAAAATTTGATGTATTTTTGTAAGTGGCCGTCTGAAGGGTAGAGAAGAGGGTATTCAGGCGGTCTGTTTTACGAATGGTGCAATATTAATGTGCAGCCCATTCTACGGTATTTAAGTCAATACCGTCTTTGAACATTTCCCACAAAGGTGAAAGTTCGCGCAGTTTGCCGATTTTTGATTTGATCAGTTCGGCGGCAAATTGTACCTCCTCTTCGGTAGTCATGCGTCCGAAAGTGATGCGCAATGATGAATGTGCCAACTCGTCGTTACGGCCGAGTGCGCGCAATACGTAAGAGGGTTCGAGTGAGGCGGAGGTACAAGCCGAACCGCTGGATACGGCCAATTCTTTCACTGCCATGATCAGGCTCTCACCTTCAACAAAATTGAAACTTACATTCAAATTGGTGGGAACGCGCTGTTCCATATCACCGTTGATATACACTTCTTCGATACCTTCGATGCCTTTAAGGAAGATATCGCGTAATTTCAAAGCATGGGCACGGTCTTGTTCCAATTCTTCGCGGGCTAAGCGGAAGGCCTCGCCCATACCGACGATTTGATGGGTAGGCAATGTACCGGAGCGGAAACCTCGCTCATGACCGCCGCCGTGCATTTGCGCTTCTAAGCGAACGCGGGGTTTGCGGCGTACATATAATGCGCCAATACCTTTGGGGCCGTAGATTTTATGTGCGGACATTGACAATAAATCTACTTTCGCCTCTTCAACGTCAATCGGGGTTTTACCGCAGGCTTGCGCTGCGTCAACATGAAAAATGATTTTCCGTTCACGGCAGATTTCGCCGATGGCAGGAATATTTTGGATAACGCCGATTTCGTTGTTTACCCACATTACCGAGATCAGGATGGTATCTTCGCGGATAGCCGCTTTCAGTTCTTCCAAATCCAACAGGCCGTTTTCTTGAACGCCCAGATAGGTAACCTCGAATCCTTCGCGCTCCAGTTCGCGCATGGTGTCCAAAACCGCTTTGTGCTCGGTTTTAACGGTAATCAGATGCTTGCCTTTGCTTTGGTAAAAATGAGCGGCACCTTTAATCGCCAGATTGTTGGATTCGGTTGCGCCGCTGGTAAATACGATTTCTTTGGCGTCGGCATGAATCAGTTTGGCAATTTCCGCACGGGCATTTTCTACTGCTTCTTCAGCAGTCCAGCCGAAGCTATGGCTGCTGGATGCAGGATTACCGAATTGTTCGGTAAGATAAGGAATCATCTTTTCAGCTACCCGTTTGTCTACCGGAGTGGTGGCGGCATAGTCGAGGTAAATAGGGGTTTGTACGGTCATGGCAGTGTTCTTTCTCTGTTTTATTCGCTGTGGAATGTGTTTGTTAGGGACTTTCAATCAATATGGGTGAAAGTGACAATATGTTTGGTGGTTTCAGACGGCCTTTGCTGGTTTAAAATGCTTTGCAGGGTCACGCTGCTGAGATAATCATTGATGGTTTTGTTTAAATTTTCCCACAAATCATGGGTAAGGCAGGGAGCGCCTTCATGGCAGTTAGCGCGGCTTTTACATTGTGTGGCGTCTAGGGTGTCTTCGGCGGCGGCAATGATTTGTGCGACATTAATCTCGGAAGCTTCGGCAGCCAAAATATAACCGCCGCCGGGGCCGCGCACGCTCTCTACCAAATGGGCGCGGCGCAATTTGCTAAAGAGTTGCTCCAAATAGCAAAGCGAAATATGCTGCCGTTCGCTGATAGCGTTTAGTTTGACAGCGCCGTTTTGCGCATGCATGGCCAAATCTATCATCGCTGTAACGGCGAAGCGTCCTTTGGTAGTCAGTTTCATAAATCTCAGGCCGGTTGTTGTTTTTAATTGTTTGGAGATTTTAGAATATCCGAGTGAATTAGTCAACAATAGCGGGATAGGTGATTGTTTTTTCTTATCGGTATGATTTTATTATAATTATTATGCTACTTTGTTGCCTTTAAATTTGACTGAAGATTGACTGAAGATATTGTGTTTACGGCGCATCATTTTTTAAAGAGGAAGGTCGGTTCTATTCGAAGCTGTTTGGCGCAGTAGGGATATATTTGTAGTGCTTTGTTATAAATTTCTCAAAAACAGTCGGCACAATATGTATTTTTATGTTAAAGTTTGGTTTTAATAATATAGGCAAATTTATTGTGCCTTTTGGGGCTGTTTCAGTTTGAACATACGACATTTTTCAGCATCTATTTGGTGCGGGTTCGTTTTTTGGCGGACAGGTCGGTGCTTAAGCAAAACAGCCCTCAATTTCGTTTACAGGAAGAGATTCAATGCAGTCTTGGCAATTACCCGAGCATATCGCCGACATACTGCCCTCTGCCGCACGGGAGTTGGAAAGTGCAAAAGAGCAGCTGTTGGCTTTATTTCGTGTGCATGGTTATGAATTAGTGCATCCGCCGATGATGGAATACAGTAACTCGCTGTTGACTCATATCGATGCGGGTTTGTCGTTGAAAACCATTCGGGTGGTTGATCAGCTTAGCGGCCGCCAATTAGGTATGCGTGCAGACATTACTCCGCAAGTGGCGCGTATTGACGCACATTTACTTTCTGCCAATAACGGTATCAACCGTCTTTGTTATGCGGGTACGGTACTGCATGCGCGTCCCGATGGCTTTTTAAGTACACGAGAACCTTGGCAGGTGGGAGCCGAATTGTACGGTTTGGAAGGCATTGAGGCTGATATCGAGTTGATCGACCTGATGCTCAAAAGTTTAAATGTGGGGCGTGTGGGTGCTCTGATGCTTTCTCTCGGGCATATTGGTGTCTTCCGTGCGTTGGCAGGGGCGGCTGAATTAAATGAGCAACAATCGGCGCAGCTGTTGTCACTGATGCAAAATAAAGATGCCGAGGCAGTTAAAGCCCAAGTAAACACTTGGAAACTAGACGGTATGTGGGCGAAGGCTTTTACGTTACTGCCGACATTATATGGTGATCGTGTGGTATTGGATAAGGCGCGCGCTCTTTTGCCTGATTTGTTTGCGGTAGGTGCAGCGCTGGATGATCTGAAAGCAGTATGCGATGCCTTTCCTGCACAAGATGTTCATATTGATTTATCCGAATTGCGGGTAGATAACTATCATACCGGCCTTTTATATGCCGCTTATGGAAACGAATGCCATGATGCAGTTGCCCGTGGAGGACGTTATGACGGTTTGGGCGAATATTTCGGCCGTGCACGTCCTGCAACCGGTTTTAGTTTTGACTTGCGAACTTTTATCGGCCGGTTACCCCCCGGAGAGCGTATGCCGGTAATCGCCGTAGCAAAAGAAGATATGGCGGCTGCAAGGGAAACTATTGAGAAACTACGTGCCGAGGGACATTGTGTCGTGATTGATTACGGTATCGTTTCCAACTCATCAAGTGATGTCAAAAACCGTTTGACATCTGAAAACGGCAAGTGGGTTGTTGTTCCGAATACTTAAAACGGATTGTAGTTTAATTGTTGGTTAAAAAATTTAAGGTGTTGAAATGGTAAAAAATGTTGTTGTAATCGGCGCCCAGTGGGGTGATGAGGGCAAGGGTAAGATTGTCGATTGGCTTGCAGAGGAAACCAGTGGTGTTGTTCGTTTCCAAGGTGGTCATAATGCAGGGCATACTCTAGTAGTCGGCGGTAAAAAAACCATTTTGCGTTTGATTCCAAGCGGAATTTTGCATGAAAAATTGGATTGTTTTATCGGTTCGGGTGTAGTAGTCAGTCCGGAAGCTTTGTTGGGTGAAATCGACGAATTGAACGCGGCAGGTGTAAAAAATGTAGAAGGCCGTTTGAAAATTGCGCCGACCTGTACTGTTATTTTGCCGTATCACGTTGCACTTGACCAAGCTCGAGAGGCTTCTCGCGGAGCTGGAAAAATCGGTACGACCGGGCGTGGTATCGGCCCCGCTTATGAAGATAAAGTTGCCCGCCGCTCTATTCGGATGGTCGATTTACTTGATATGGATAAACTGAAAGCCAAGCTGGAATCGGTATTGACTTATTACAATGTTCAATTACAACATTTGCATGATGCCGAACCGGTAAAATTTGAAGACGTAATGGCCGTCATCGAAAAAGTCGCTCCACGCATTAAGCCGATGTTGGCAGATGTATCGCGTACGCTTTACGATAAAAATCAAAAAGGTGAAAAGTTACTGTTTGAAGGTGCTCAGGGTACTTTGCTGGATATTGATTATGGTACATATCCTTATGTTACTTCATCCAATTGTTTGGCTGGTGCGGCTGCAGCAGGTGCAGGCGTACCGCCGCAAATGCTGAATTATGTGCTGGGTATTGTTAAGGCGTATACCACACGTGTTGGTTCTGGTCCTTTTCCCACCGAGTTGTTTGATGAGGTGGGAGCCGGTTTGGCCAAGCGAGGCAATGAATTCGGTTCGGTAACAGGCCGTGCCCGCCGTTGTGGGTGGTTCGATGCTGCTGCTTTGAAACGTTCTATTCAAGTAAACGGTATTTCAGGTATGTGTATTACCAAACTGGATGTCATGGACGGTATGGAAAATATTCAAATCTGTGTAGGTTATGAATTGCCAAACGGCGAAAAAACCGACATTTTGCCTTTTGGTGCGGATGCTGTGGAAGCGTGCAAACCGATTTACGAAACCTTACCGGGCTGGTCGGAATCAACCGTAGGCGTAAAAAGCTATGATGCTTTACCGGAAAATGCTAAAGCATATCTGAAGCGGATTGAAGAAGTTTGCGGTGCTCCGATTGCAATTGTTTCTACTGGTCCGGATCGTGAGGAAACTATTGTTTTACAACATCCGTTTGCTTAAGAACGGTTTAGTTTAATGTTTACAAAAACAAAGGCTGCTTTGGGCAGCCTTTGTTTTTAGCTAAAAAGCCAGTAACAAGTAAACAACCCTGCGGATGGTTATCAGCAGGGTTGTTTACTTGTTAGCTATGGTTAAGAATTATTTCAGCAGATGGGCAACACCAGCTTTTTCTTCTTCCAGTTCATTTAATGTAACGTTGATGCGTTCACGGCTGAATTCGTCGATTTCCAAATCTTTTACCAATTTGTATTCACCGTTTTCACAAGTTACAGGGAAGCCGAACATAGTACCTTCGGGAATGCCGTATGAGCCGTCTGAAGGAACACCCATGGTTACCCATTTGCCGTTGGTGCCCAATACCCAATCACGGATATGATCAATAGCGGCATTCGCGGCAGAGGCTGCTGAAGATAGGCCGCGTGCTTCGATAATGGCGGCGCCGCGCTTGCCTACGGTCGGCAGGAATACATCTGCATTCCATGCTTGATCGTTGATCATTTCTTTTACGCTTTCGCCGTTAATGGTGGCGAAACGGTAATCGGCATACATAGTGGGAGAGTGGTTGCCCCATACGCACAGTTTTTCAATGTCGGCTACTGCTTTGCCGGTTTTTTCCGCGATTTGGCTCAATGCACGGTTGTGATCTAAGCGCAGCATGGCGGTAAAGTTTTTGGCGGGCAGATCCGGAGCTGATTTCATAGCGATATAAGCATTGGTATTGGCAGGGTTGCCGACTACCAATACTTTCACGTTACGGTCCGCCACTTTATTGAGTGCGGCACCCTGAACGGTGAAAATTTCGGCATTTGCCTGCAGCAAATCGGCACGTTCCATACCTTTGCTGCGTGGGCGAGAACCGATCAAGATGGCGATTTGCGCATCTTTGAAAGCTTCTTCAGGATTATCGGTAGTGAACATGCCGGCCAACAGGGGGAATGCACAGTCTTGCAATTCCATCATGACGCCTTTTACGGCATTTTGAGCCTGAGGCAGGTCTAGCAATTGTAAGATGACAGGTTGGTCTTTACCCAACATTTCGCCACTGGCAATACGGAACAGAATAGCGTAGCCGATTTGGCCGGCTGCACCTGTAACGGCAACACGAACGGGTGATTTCATACCTAAATTCTCCTGAATGATTTAGTGGTGGTTAAGCGGGCTGGAACAATACGTTTATTAACGAAGTATTAGTTTTTAATACCTTTGAAACAGCCTGTTTGATGCGTGGATACTGCTTGAATAAGGCAGAATACCGCCATGGCTTCAGTAGCATGCCGCTATAAATTATTCAGACGGCATGATTTGTAAAGCGAGCCAGAGTAAAAGCCTTAACGGTGCTTATCATACCAAATTTACCGCAGGGGGCAATATTATTTTGTAATCGTTTGGCTTTTTTTATGAGTTGGCTGGATTTGCGAATATATTTTTGAGCTATACGGCAATGTTTTTTAATATGAAAACATTATTTTGATTATCTTTTATTTATTATTTTTTATGATGGGGTTTGGATTTCACTGACATTTTTAACAGAATCTTCATTATCCCATAAGCTTTGCTGGCAACCTTTGGGAGTAAGATGGCCTACGCCGATGCCTATGAGGCGGTAAGCGGTATCTTCTGGGGAGGATACTCTTCCTGCTAATTTGTATGCGGCTTGATAAAGGGCTGCGGCGTCGGGCAATACCGAAGAATAAGTATGGGAGCGGGTAATCACCCTGAAATCAGTGGTTTTGAGTTTTAATGTGATACTGCGGGCCTGCACCTGTTTTCTGGTGATTTGTTGCCATAAATCTTGGGTAAGGTAAGGAAGGTGAGTCATGATGCCCGTTAAAGATAAATCTTCCGGAAGGGTAATTTCAGTAGATATCTGCAGGCGCTCGCGGTTGGGTTTGACCGGCCGCGGATCTTCGCCGCGTACCAAATCATAGAGCCGGTAACCGTAACGACCGAAGAGATTAAGTAACTCTCCGCGTGTTATTTTACGGAGGTCGCCCGCTGTAAACAGACCAAGGGAGTGCATTTTTTTTAAGGTAACTTTGCCTACGCCTGGAATTTTGCCCAAAGGCAGGGTTTCTAAAAATGCTTCTATTTTTTCCGGAGGTAGAACAAATTGGCCGTTTGGCTTGCGCCAGTCGGAAGCGATTTTGGCTAAAAATTTATTCGGGGCAATACCGGCTGAAGCGGTCAGCCCCGTAGTTTCGAATATTTCGGTACGGATACGGCGTGCCGTCTCACTGGCATAAGGGATATTTTGCAGGTTGCTTGTAACGTCGAGGTAGGCTTCATCAAGAGACAACGGCTCAATGAGATGGGTATAGCGGGCAAAAATATCGTGTATTTGTTTGGAGGCTTCACGATAAAGGTCGAACTTAGGTGGAATATATATGGCTTGGGGGCAGAGCCGTTTGGCAGTGCTTACAGACATAGCGGAATGCAGGCCGAATTGGCGGGCCTCATAGGAAGCCGCACAAATAACGGAGCGGGGGCCTTCCCAAGCAACGACAACCGGTTTGCCTTTTAAATGCGGTTGTTCCCGCAGTTCTACCGAGGCGTAGAAAGCGTCCATATCGATATGGATGATTTTTCTGGTCTGCATCTTATGTTAAAAGCTAGGAGCGGTATGGGAAGGTAAGTGTAGCTGAGATTATAGCTTGCTAAAATCGGATAAAAACAGCTTTTCGGTAGGTTTGTACGGATTTGCCTAGAGGGCTGGATTTTATTGTAGAGTAAGGTAAATTGGAGTACGAAAGTTGCTTTTTATTATACAAGGCCGTCTGAAATATTTTCAGACGGCCTTGTATAAAAATTTTTAATAATTTGTCATATGTTGCGATTTCTCTGAATGCTTCCGGCTCCAACGTCGGCAACTGCGAAGAAGCGGGGATGCCGCCAAAGTGGCAGCGGCCAGCAGCAGGGTTACCATTAGGGGTAAAGGGCGCAGCCAGATATCAAAATCAAACCAATGAATTGCAAGTATTGCAATCAGGATGGTAAAAACAGCGATATAGATTATGCTGACTGCCGGCAATAATATTCGGGCAATGATGTATCGCATGTCATAATAGCTTTATACTGAGGTGAGTGATGCAGGGTGGCGCTCAATGTCCAAGCTGCCTTTTTATTTGAGTTTATTATAGAACTTTGGCTTTAAAATACAGTTAGGCTTTGGCAAAGATACGGCTATGGGAAATCAATTTAGGATAATGGCTATGGAATATTTTGATATAAGCTGTTGAATAAATTTGATTTTAATAAAAATTCATACGGCATGAACCGCCGTTGTCCTGCCGTATGGTGTAGAGAATTTTAAAGGTATTTGGTTTGATATTTTAAGCGTTGACCGGTTGTAGGGTGAGGTTTAGATTTTCTTGTTTTACTTTGAACAGTAAATCGATATTGGGGTGTTTGCCAGGGTTGGTTTCTGCATCCGCTACGTGTTCGGCAAAAAGCGATAGGCCGTATTCTGCTGCTTCCGCATTGAGTGTATTGCTAAATTTTTCAGCCAAAGCATTGTATAGTTTGAGTGAACCGAGT
It encodes:
- the chrA gene encoding chromate efflux transporter; the protein is MMMLAEQYRRLWMIFSVFLRLGCTSFGGPIAHLAYFHEEFVRKRRWLDEAEYTDLVALCQFLPGPASSQVGLALGYRKGGYAGAFAAWLGFTMPSVLILLLFALGMVKGGLFNDTVLHGLKIVAMAIVIQALWQMGQKNCNTRTKFAVMLIAAVLMSVFVSAWMQWLLIVFSALAGVLLFRQPEQKRPSEKRGYSRGWVWLATLCLCGVVLYAAAVWLGGVWQIADIFYRVGASVFGGGHVVLPMLQTELVSTGKLSADWFLAGYGLAQAVPGPLFTLAAFLGVAALPQMPLWGGVVAVVAIFAPSFFLVFGVLPYWQKWRETDTARAALTAVNAAVTGLLLAALYRPVFTETIGSAVDIVWLALALWVLVRLKLPVWLVVLAGALAGYLVGVLVA
- the hscB gene encoding Fe-S protein assembly co-chaperone HscB, whose protein sequence is MNQYFTLFQLPAQFDIDSTALENTYHALAAKFHPDKFSSASVFEQKQAMMMSSTINEAYRILKSPIDRAAYLLKQHNIDADAPEHTAFAPEFLMQQMEWREALEDARADQNETALLKLDTEINNEQNSLYQKLVSAFTEQNYENAAVYVRQGRFLNKLRQEIQTALP
- the iscA gene encoding iron-sulfur cluster assembly protein IscA; translation: MITLTENAAQHIQNFLTKRGKGEGIRLGVKTSGCSGMAYTLEFADEIRPEDLVFEGHGVKVFVDPKSHVYLDGTELDYTKEGLQEGFKFQNPNVKDECGCGESFHV
- a CDS encoding recombinase RecA; translated protein: MPFTLEKQRDLLAQKGIGPTILQRLQQMGLDNIEALANADIEHVLEQGSQITGSSCWRNSPQAHKAIKTAIDWAKQQLRHENNNNQTV
- the iscU gene encoding Fe-S cluster assembly scaffold IscU, which encodes MAYSDKVIDHYENPRNVGSFDKNDDNVGTGMVGAPACGDVMKLQIKVNEAGIIEDAKFKTYGCGSAIASSSLITEWVKGKSLDEAMAIKNSEIAEELELPPVKVHCSILAEDAIKAAVSDYKKKKGE
- a CDS encoding IscS subfamily cysteine desulfurase; the protein is MTVQTPIYLDYAATTPVDKRVAEKMIPYLTEQFGNPASSSHSFGWTAEEAVENARAEIAKLIHADAKEIVFTSGATESNNLAIKGAAHFYQSKGKHLITVKTEHKAVLDTMRELEREGFEVTYLGVQENGLLDLEELKAAIREDTILISVMWVNNEIGVIQNIPAIGEICRERKIIFHVDAAQACGKTPIDVEEAKVDLLSMSAHKIYGPKGIGALYVRRKPRVRLEAQMHGGGHERGFRSGTLPTHQIVGMGEAFRLAREELEQDRAHALKLRDIFLKGIEGIEEVYINGDMEQRVPTNLNVSFNFVEGESLIMAVKELAVSSGSACTSASLEPSYVLRALGRNDELAHSSLRITFGRMTTEEEVQFAAELIKSKIGKLRELSPLWEMFKDGIDLNTVEWAAH
- the iscR gene encoding Fe-S cluster assembly transcriptional regulator IscR, translating into MKLTTKGRFAVTAMIDLAMHAQNGAVKLNAISERQHISLCYLEQLFSKLRRAHLVESVRGPGGGYILAAEASEINVAQIIAAAEDTLDATQCKSRANCHEGAPCLTHDLWENLNKTINDYLSSVTLQSILNQQRPSETTKHIVTFTHID
- a CDS encoding ATP phosphoribosyltransferase regulatory subunit, translating into MQSWQLPEHIADILPSAARELESAKEQLLALFRVHGYELVHPPMMEYSNSLLTHIDAGLSLKTIRVVDQLSGRQLGMRADITPQVARIDAHLLSANNGINRLCYAGTVLHARPDGFLSTREPWQVGAELYGLEGIEADIELIDLMLKSLNVGRVGALMLSLGHIGVFRALAGAAELNEQQSAQLLSLMQNKDAEAVKAQVNTWKLDGMWAKAFTLLPTLYGDRVVLDKARALLPDLFAVGAALDDLKAVCDAFPAQDVHIDLSELRVDNYHTGLLYAAYGNECHDAVARGGRYDGLGEYFGRARPATGFSFDLRTFIGRLPPGERMPVIAVAKEDMAAARETIEKLRAEGHCVVIDYGIVSNSSSDVKNRLTSENGKWVVVPNT
- a CDS encoding adenylosuccinate synthase, yielding MVKNVVVIGAQWGDEGKGKIVDWLAEETSGVVRFQGGHNAGHTLVVGGKKTILRLIPSGILHEKLDCFIGSGVVVSPEALLGEIDELNAAGVKNVEGRLKIAPTCTVILPYHVALDQAREASRGAGKIGTTGRGIGPAYEDKVARRSIRMVDLLDMDKLKAKLESVLTYYNVQLQHLHDAEPVKFEDVMAVIEKVAPRIKPMLADVSRTLYDKNQKGEKLLFEGAQGTLLDIDYGTYPYVTSSNCLAGAAAAGAGVPPQMLNYVLGIVKAYTTRVGSGPFPTELFDEVGAGLAKRGNEFGSVTGRARRCGWFDAAALKRSIQVNGISGMCITKLDVMDGMENIQICVGYELPNGEKTDILPFGADAVEACKPIYETLPGWSESTVGVKSYDALPENAKAYLKRIEEVCGAPIAIVSTGPDREETIVLQHPFA
- a CDS encoding malate dehydrogenase, encoding MKSPVRVAVTGAAGQIGYAILFRIASGEMLGKDQPVILQLLDLPQAQNAVKGVMMELQDCAFPLLAGMFTTDNPEEAFKDAQIAILIGSRPRSKGMERADLLQANAEIFTVQGAALNKVADRNVKVLVVGNPANTNAYIAMKSAPDLPAKNFTAMLRLDHNRALSQIAEKTGKAVADIEKLCVWGNHSPTMYADYRFATINGESVKEMINDQAWNADVFLPTVGKRGAAIIEARGLSSAASAANAAIDHIRDWVLGTNGKWVTMGVPSDGSYGIPEGTMFGFPVTCENGEYKLVKDLEIDEFSRERINVTLNELEEEKAGVAHLLK
- the dinB gene encoding DNA polymerase IV, whose product is MQTRKIIHIDMDAFYASVELREQPHLKGKPVVVAWEGPRSVICAASYEARQFGLHSAMSVSTAKRLCPQAIYIPPKFDLYREASKQIHDIFARYTHLIEPLSLDEAYLDVTSNLQNIPYASETARRIRTEIFETTGLTASAGIAPNKFLAKIASDWRKPNGQFVLPPEKIEAFLETLPLGKIPGVGKVTLKKMHSLGLFTAGDLRKITRGELLNLFGRYGYRLYDLVRGEDPRPVKPNRERLQISTEITLPEDLSLTGIMTHLPYLTQDLWQQITRKQVQARSITLKLKTTDFRVITRSHTYSSVLPDAAALYQAAYKLAGRVSSPEDTAYRLIGIGVGHLTPKGCQQSLWDNEDSVKNVSEIQTPS
- a CDS encoding DUF2322 family protein, encoding MSFQENLATLPSIDHLSSLNITDNAGNVIHHIPAAPGKLGSLKLYNALAEKFSNTLNAEAAEYGLSLFAEHVADAETNPGKHPNIDLLFKVKQENLNLTLQPVNA